TCTGCGTCAGCAGATATGCCACCTGCTGGAAGGTCCAGGTGTTGATGGCGATGAGCTGCGCGATGTTGGTCGCGTTGCCGCCGTGGTGCGAGATGTTGTGGTGCCCGCCATTGATGGGACCGCCGGCGGCGGTCAGGAACGGGTAGGTCTGGTTGCTGACACCATTGCCCTGCATGAACGAGATGACCCGCGTGGCGTCGCACTGGAACGCCAGCACCATCAGATCCAGCATCAGCTTCATGTGGGTGGGATAGTCGGGCGGATTCGACGGCGGCGGCGTCCCCATCTTGCAACTCATCATCGGCCCGGCAGTCGTCAGCTCGACCTCCAGCTGGCGCACGCCGGTCAGGTACTGATCCAGCTTGCCGGCGTCGGTCTTGCCAAGCTTGCCCGAAAGGCTGGCCACGTCGGCGGTGATGTAATCCAGCACGCTCTTGTCGTAGGCCTGGCGCTTGGCGACGTCCGACGACGACGCCTTCGGATCGAAGCCCATGAAGATCTGGTTGAAGGCCTGCATGGCGTCGGTGATCTTCGGCAGCGGCGTCACGGCGTCGGCCCAGGACACATTGCGCGTATAAGCGCAGCTGTACCCGCTGTCGCAGCCGCCGGCCGAGCTGCCGCCGTCGATCCCCAGCGGCAGCGACGGCAAGCGCGTCTTGATGCCGTTCTTGATGAGGCCGTTGGCCGCCACCTGGTCGGCTGAAATACCAAGGTGGATCATCGAGTCGGACTTCAGCGCGTGCGCGCAGGTGATGAACGCGCTGGTCCCGGCCGCGTGGTCGCCGATCTGATCGGGGTTGGCCGGCTGGTTGTTGAGGCCGGTGACGATCGAGAAGTCCGCCCGCAAAGGTTCCAGCGCGGTCAGCGACGGCGGCATGGTGTAGCCGGTGCCGGTGGTGGTCGGGCGGAAGTTGTCCATCCACACGCCGTTCGGGATCCACCAGTAGATGGCTCGTTTGGCAGCCGCGCTCTGCGCCTGGGCCAGGGCCTCCTTCGGCGCCAGTGACTCCAGGAACGGCAGGCCGACCACGACGGCGCCGCCGCCCAGGAACTTCCGGCGAGTCAGATGCGGATTCGTCGGTTTGATCTTCATGGCGAAACTCCCTCACCGCGACGATTAAGGAACGTGGGGCTGTTGACCAGGGCGGTAACCAG
Above is a window of Polyangia bacterium DNA encoding:
- a CDS encoding DUF1552 domain-containing protein, producing the protein MKIKPTNPHLTRRKFLGGGAVVVGLPFLESLAPKEALAQAQSAAAKRAIYWWIPNGVWMDNFRPTTTGTGYTMPPSLTALEPLRADFSIVTGLNNQPANPDQIGDHAAGTSAFITCAHALKSDSMIHLGISADQVAANGLIKNGIKTRLPSLPLGIDGGSSAGGCDSGYSCAYTRNVSWADAVTPLPKITDAMQAFNQIFMGFDPKASSSDVAKRQAYDKSVLDYITADVASLSGKLGKTDAGKLDQYLTGVRQLEVELTTAGPMMSCKMGTPPPSNPPDYPTHMKLMLDLMVLAFQCDATRVISFMQGNGVSNQTYPFLTAAGGPINGGHHNISHHGGNATNIAQLIAINTWTFQQVAYLLTQMKAVSDGPAGENLLTNSAIFISSDVSDGDMHNHTDMPILLAGHGGGALKPGQHVRYGQAVSAPSWKSKPPSSGVPVSNLLVTTIATLGVTATVGDSTGTLPEV